The Tachyglossus aculeatus isolate mTacAcu1 chromosome 12, mTacAcu1.pri, whole genome shotgun sequence genome contains the following window.
CGCCGCCACGCCTGCATGGCCAGCAGCGGCAGACCTGCCATGGAGAGTCTCTTCTCAGGACATCCACAGCTGCCGTTTAACCGGGAGCTCACTGGGATTTCTAAGAATCTGTTTTCTTTGCAGAGAAGGGAAATTCTCATTAAGGCAATTTTAAAATGGCAAGCAAATGTCACTGAAGTGCAACCCAATTCATTGACTGGACTTTGCTATGCAACAAAAATGTCTTCTGGTTGCAGAATTTCTTTGATTACCATTTAAAGGCTCAAATCCTGGGGTTCGCACGATAGCCGACAATGAGCTAGCATTCAAAAAGTGCACCAAATACATcctttagagaaaaaaaaatgggtgtCAGCTTACAGGCAAAAGCCCCCAATGAAGGGGCCGTTGAAGGTGGGTGGAAACAAATCACTTATACAAAGTGGGTCACTGACATCTCTCGAGCTTGAGGTCAACAAAACTAATCAAGTCACATTGCTTCGACACATAGAATACCGATCAGTGGGGTGACCCATTAGTGCATTTTATGGCATCTATCCCCTGGGCTTCTGGTGAGATGTGCAAAGATCAATGTAGCCAAAGCCACATTCGCAGTAGATCGCATGCGGGGGCAAATCACATTTTTCCACTTGGGATACTAATCCTCTCTTTTGATTTTGGAACTAAAAAAGGCCACTGAATTCTCATTATTTAGCTTTACTTCAGAGTTTTAACATTTGGGCCTTTTGGGTACTTGACAAATCCCCGAGCTTGGGAAACCTCGGGCCCAGCGGAAAAAAAAGGTCAAAATTCCTCTTCTTCCAGCGCCCAGCAATCCGTGAGGCAAATTCCCGGGCTTCCGGGACACATGCAGCGGCGGCCAGGAGAGCCCGGAACGGGCTGCCGCTCCAGCGTCGCTCAGAACAACCGACCGCTCCTCTGGTGCAGTTggataaggaggagggggaaagctgaatgCCAGTGATGAAACACCTCCAAAAACATGCCCTTTGAGGCCAAATGCTAAAGACAAACGCCAAGCCATTGGTCCCAGGGTGGTCGTCGTGCCAAATCTAACTATAATTGGGATGCTTCCACCACCACCAAACTGGAGCTCAGGAACCCTAGTGCTGGGTGGAGCTGGAAGCTGGATTGACAAGGGAGAGACCGTAGGAAATTAGAAGGAACAGTCGTAACCCAAACTCATTGTGTTACAGAGCAGTTCTGGCTCATGTCAGCATCCGGCCCAAATAaatgcccctccccgcccccggcctcggCCGGATCCCGAACCCAGGCCCAGATAAAAACCCCAGTGCAGACGTGTgggactgtcccaagtgctttccCCAGCTGTGCTTGGCCCCTCGAGGCGGATCCAGGAGCCCGGGGACAACCAGTGGGAGATGAGCCACCACGTCACCTCTCCAGCGGAGGCTGCCAAAAGCAGCCAGAGGTACTGAGATGGCCCTGGAGGGTTAGACTGGCCGGGGAGATCTGAACTGGGCCAGATGACAGTGCCCGTCCCCGGGGGGAGGCGGAACACGGGCGGGATCCAGTTGGTCCAGATGGGGCAGACTCGTgcagcaggaagaaaaaaaaagccctggGTGGCAGGGGATTCCTTCTCCGATGAACCACTGGGAAACCCTTTAAAAATCAGATTCAGTTTCAGTCAACCAAGCCAGATTTAAAGATGTGGGCACCTAGATTCAAAGACTCCCACCGATGCCATCTTGAAACTTGGAAACCCCAAAGTTCCCATCAGGATCAAAATATCTAACTCTCCGGAAAAGCGTGGGTAACGGTGTCCAACCTCAGGGCCAAACCCGACAGCCACCTcggagggggggggtggggggggtgggaaggcACTTGATTCCGATCAAATTGGGCAGTAGTCACCTGTGGCAGACCCTGGCACTTTACAAATCAGAATGTTATCAGCTCCCTCAGGTTCAGTCTGAATTCAAACTCACCTCAGCTCACATTTGATCTGCTTTTGTCCCTAGGCCCCGCCCTGGCGAGGAACTACAGTTACAGTgctgaggacagggcttggcatggAGTGAgtttaataccaacattatcacttATTGTTAAGCGACAGTGGAGCGAGGTGAACTGTTTTCATCATCTGAATACTTGGGATCAGATTAGAAGCCTCCTGAATTTGAAATCTGCTGCGTATCGAAGCTAGGGACAGGGGGATTTCACTCGCACCCCCACCATCGCATGGGGAATCAGCTCAATTGCAAATTCTCTCTCCGCAGCTCGAGATGAGGGAATGCCTCTCTCTCCCAATCAGTAACCCAAGATGGCCTTTCATCATTCAGCAGGAATTGCTGCTAGCTGAAACGGCTTTTATATGATACAAAAATGGCTATTCTAGTTCAAGCAGTGACCCGAAAGAAGCATCTAGGCTCTCGGGCTCTCTCCTCTGACTTGTCTGGCCAGGAACAAACAGGAGTAGTGGGCAATGGGAGTGGGAatcttgccttcctctcccctgcagcACCGTGATCAGGAACTGAAAGGGAAAGCAGAAAGCCCATTGGGCCACGGACAGTAGCAAGTTCACCATCTCACATGGAGAACAGAGTAGCTCCAATGGGCTCAGAGCCCAGGAGCccgtcccctcaatcaatcaatcaattgtatttattgagcgcttactgtgtgcagagcactgtactaagcgcttgggaagtacaagttggcaacatataaagacagtccctgcccaacagtgggctcacagtctaaaaggacctcGCCCACAGGTCCCAGGAGACCCTGCCGGCCAGTTCGGAGTCAGAATGGGGGTGTTCCCGGGGTCACGTACCAGTCATAAATGTGTGGGGTGTGGGGTGCGTGAGAGGGCTGTGGGGACCTTAACCCCTGCTGGAGCCCAATTCACCATTTCCCGCTCTCTTGCTGACGAGGAGGGTTTTCCCAgcatcttctcccctcttccggCAAACCCACAAATTCCAGGAGACGAGCCCCACAAGGCCCAACGTTTGCCCAGTGAAATTCTGCCCTGTACCCTTCCTGCAAGTCTCCACCCAGGCAGGACTGTGTTCCTCCTCTGTTTCTCTCCAGgagttctccctcccctgcccttccaCGTCTCTGTTTTGGGGCAGTGGTAAGAGAGGGCCCGATGGATCTGACCCTGCTCTCCCCCACAATGGACTCCACCCTGTTTTTCGGGCCCAGGGGTTCCCATCTTCCTAGTCTCCCTGATCAGcaaagtgaggaggaggaagaggggcggAGATTGAAAGCAGTAGCCAGGAACCGAAGCAACCGGATGGAAAGGTCCGTCCCGAATTTGCTCTTGGACGGGGGTGGCTGGTTGCCAAGGGGCCCCGGAGCTCATCGGTACCCCAGTGTAAGGGAAAGGCCGGGCCAGTTCTGAGTGCGAAGAGCGCCAGAGTGACGCCTGATTGGACAGGCCCTGTTTCTAGGTGTCCCGTGCTGCAGGGGAAGTCCTTGACAGGCCGGCCAGCGGATGTCCTCATTTGTTTTTGTTGGTTTTAATGCTGTGTGTcagggactctactaagcactggggtagatacaagataatcaggttggacacagtccctatgccacagggctcgcagtcttaatccccattttacagatgaggaatttagaagtgaagtgtgcatttagctttaattctatttgttctgacgacttgacacctgtccacacgttttgttttgttgtctgtctcccccttctagactgtgagcccgttgttgggtagggaccgtctctacgtgttgtcaacttgtacttcccaagcacttagtacagtgctgtgcacacagtaagtgcttaataaatacaattgaatgaaaatgatcaGGCTGGATCCAGCTGCTCAGGTCGTTCAGCATTCTGGGATGCTTGTAGAATCACCGAAGGTTTCCAGAGAgcgtggatggagcccaggcagAGCCTGACCAGAGCTTAGACACAGCATACTCTAACCTGGCCGGAGCGGCTGGGGGTCGCTGCCTAGAGGGCAGGGCAGTCTAGCCGGGCAGTCTCAGTTTGGTCGCATCTACTTCCCTAAAGCTGCCCAGAACAAAACCCAGGCCCGTACCAGTCAACGCAGAACGCAGACAGCTCAAGAAATTTGCTTCGTCTTCCTCATTTGATTAATCTTGGCTGGAGAAAGAGTGTCTTTTGCCGGGTGGACATACTTGCTATTTGTAGTGTTTGAGCGGTTTTTGAGGTGGCATCGCGTATGTGATCGTGACCTCTCTGGAGTTAGCTGCATTAAAGCCCAATGGGGAACAGGGGCTGTAGCCCATCTGATTAtgctacatctaccccagcatttagtgcagtgctgcggCGTGTTAATGATTGTCCCAAACTCCCCCGCAGGCTGGTCTGCCTCTCTCTGGGCccgcctctctcattcattcattccatcgtagtacagagcactgcactaagcgcttgggagagtacattacattacaacgagtttacagtcatgCCTCTCTGGGCCTGCCACTGGGGTCTCCAGCAGTCCCAAGAAACTCTCTGGTTTGAGGCTCTGCCTCACAGAAAttttacaagcagcatggcctagtggaaagaccatgggcttgggagtcagaggacctgggccctaatcccagctctgccatttgcttgctgtgtgcccttaggtaagtcatttaccttctctgtgcctcagtttcctcaactgtacgatggggattaaatacctgctcttcctcctacttagactgtgagcctcatgcaggacagggactggctctgtacctaccccagcgtttagaacagtgtttgacatgtagtaagcacttaacggatcccataaaataaaataaaaattgggACCAAGCAGCTAAGCCTCCTTTTGCCAGGAGCAGGCTCCGGGGGCCTCTCCGATGGGTGGGCCTCATGGCAGAGGCTGGTTGAAAAATTATGTATTTCTCCAGGTAACAGCGACTGCTTGgttgacaaattcattcattccttcattcaatcaatcatacgatGCAAGAATTTTCTGACTGGAGGCAGACTGGCCTGAGTCTGCCCATCTGAAATCCTATAACTAGAGCACATACGTGCAGGAAGAAAAACCAAGAAATCTAATGGCTGCAACAGAGAGTGAAAGCACTGGTCCTTCCACTCAACACTTCTACAAAAAGCCCAACTTTTCTTTTCAAAGTCCTGCCTCTCCAGACAGCGTGGGCCCCGGGAGACTGTGTGGGGAAAACGGTCCCGAGGTCGCGGTTGAAAGAAATGGACTTACTTCTTAGCATTCGGGGGTTTACCGGAAGTACGACTAGGTCTCGTTTTCCATGGTTAGCGCAGGATTGTTCATACCTGAGGGAGACACAACAGTACCGGAAGAGCGGGCATCAAAGGTGGTCCTGCTCGAGGCCACCCTGTGGAACCCAGGAAACGTAGGCCATAGTTGGCCTCCGTCAAGAGGGTCCTGGTAGCCGCAGCTCTCAGAAACAGGTGGAAAGCAGACCCCGAAGGCCCAGGTGGGACGCTTCCAAGTCAACTCAAACCCTGACTGCTCCCCCcttattccctcccttcccacccagaACCCGACCCCTCTTGCTTAGTCTCCCAGCTTAAGCCCCTTCAGGCGCACAGTCTCTCCCAACCCACACCTGGCTGGGTCACAAGACATCTAGTCCACGAAGGCACGAAGCCGGCCAGGGGCCAGCCGGCTGTTTCTGGGGGAAAGCGGCTTGGGTGCTGAAGGCGGGTGTGGGGGCCAGAGAGGGACTCCAAGGCTCGGAGGCCGCCAGCTCCTTGAGTCTAGGGGGGACAGGAGCGCACACTGCTCGCAAATCTCCGGGAGGCCAGAAACTGTCCACTGCACAGAGCGCCCTGCCCCCCCCcaggaaatcaatcattcaatcaatcatatttattgagcacttactgtgtgcagagcactgtactaagcgcttgggaagttcaagatggcaacatataaagtccctacccaacagtgggctcacagtcttaaaggaaaCCCATCGGTGGCTACTAAGCTGCTTGTCGGCAGCGAGGGGAGAATGAACGGAGCAGGCATAAAAAGGCTGCAAGAAACGCTGGATAAAGAATGAGGATTTCATGTTCAGGACACCAAAAAGATGATTTTTGACTTCTACCCTCACAATTTAACTAGGAAAAGCAGTTAGCTCTTTCCCTTTGTGGAGAGCCTGTCTCAGCCTAAATTCCtggcggaagcagcatggcctagtggacggagctcaggcctgggacctgggttctaatcccagctctgccatttgtcagttgggtgaccttgggcacgtcactacacttctctgggcctcagtcccctcatctgtaaactggggatgaagactgtgaccttcatgtgggacactgttggactgtgtccaaactgattagcttgtacctaccccagcacctagaacagtgcctggcacatagtaagcgcttaacgaataccattaaaaaaagtgtttgAGAGATGAGATTcaagagccttagtacagtgctctgcacacagtaagcgctcaataaatacgattgattgattgactgagacactGGGGCGGCAGCTCCCGGATTTGGGGTGAATGGAGTCCGTGGGGTAACCAGCTATGTGGGTGATGGTGGGTGGATGTATCTCCACTCTGTTCTTGAGACTGAAGCACTCCTAGGCCAAGATGCCCAgattcccagatctgccactcagGACTGAATCGGTCCCTTCGGTGGTTGTCCAGACAGCGGCATGTGGCTGAGGCCCAAGCAGCCGGGACCCTGCACATTAGCCAGTCGCCATTTCCCCCTCACTAAAGACCAAGTTCTGTTCTCCCCAGACCCCCAAAATGCTAGGAatcccaatcaatccatctgtgGGAATTATCCAACGCTGCCCGTGGGCAGTGCCCTGTGTgccgagcgtttgggagagtacaatagaggtagaagcCCTGGTCCCTGCACCCAAGGGCTTCCGGTCTCACAATGATTGGAGCACTGGTTTCCAAGCAAAGGACCCAGGCCAAAGGTGCGGAAAGAACTAAGAAGAGGGGTCAGAAGAGAGAAGGCAGCGAGAAACGGGGAGAGGGAGTGGTCATCTGGGTAAGAAGCAGCTTTCCAGCATGCTGAGTGCACAGATGAGGTGAGGGGCTAAGATGAGGCAGGGTCCAGGTTCTTCTCTGTAGAAATCGTCTGCACAAGGTCCAAGGGTAGAAGGGTGGCTCTATGCCTGGCCCTTCGCACTTTCAAGGGCCCTCAAAAAGTCACATTTGGGAGGTTTTCCCCGATTGACCTCCCAccttcccaccaccaccaccctataAGGTACCCTTGTGTCCCTTATTAGCTTCGTCATTCCAGTTAGAGTCATTTCTGCTTAAAATTGTCATTACTGTCTCCAAAACCCTTCTGAGATTGCAGctctgccaggaggccttccccaatcacCTCTCAACTTCCCACTTTATATTCACCAGTTGACTCTTTGGCCCTACTGCTGAGTCACCTGAGCTGAGCACTTCCCAACATTTCTTGTATACTCTAATGACTCCttccatctgtaatttgtttcagTGTCTGTCACCCCTGCTAGGCTGTGAGTTATCTGAGGATAGGGCCTGGATCTAActctttcgtactctcccaagtgcttagtacagtgatctgcacacaaaaggtgttctataaatgctattgctgaggaaaaggaggaagaacatcCCCAATTCCCCAGTTGGTTCTATCCATTGCGCTAAAGAAGACAGGCTTCAGGGGGAACAGGCCACGAGGAACAGGCCACACTGAAAAGTGGCATGCAAAGTgccaccccaccctgcccccgcACCCATAAGCCCCAAACTGGCTCTGAATGCGACTCTTGGTTCCATACACCAACAGGGCTTCCCAAGAGCATTTCCCATAAACAGCTGTGGTGAAAGCGTGCCTTACCAACTGTGCCCATATCGGAGCTCGTACTGCTTTCGGCCCAAGACTGAGTGTCGGTGAGAAGGTGGCTCTGGGACTCTCTTAAAGGCTTTGCAGGAAAATGGTGGCTTTCAGGGCTGAGGAGACAAAGGCAAAGAAGAGAAAGATTGATTAGAGCAGTACTTGTGAGCGGTCAGAACACAAGACACAGGCCTAggcatccttgactcttctcctgGTCGGTGGTTACAGTTTTCCCCCAAGCCTTCCCGTGGGAATTGCTCGCTCAACTCCCAGAATGCTCAGAGGGTTAAAACAACTTTCTGAGCTCTCCAAGAGAGGGGCGTTTGTCCAATACctttccatctctttcctccctcccctaacATGAGGCACACACGCATGTGTGCAGGTGAACTCTCGCTCCCTGCTGCACCCTTAATGTCTTTGTGCTTGTCTGATTTGTGGTCTGGTCTCactgcatcaatcaatggtatttattgggtgcttactctgtgcacagcactatactaagcacttgggagagcacaatagagtaggtagacacaatccctcttctcaaggtgtttacaaagaactaactttttaaaaaaagaacatttaGGTTTTATTCAGGTTTAACTAATTTGGAAAAGTAAACTTACAAACGCACCTAACCCTTCCGCGGCCAGCCTGAGCTGATGGAGCACATCTGTGGACTCCATTGACATCAGCAGAAGTGACGCATCTTGGCTTGCTAgagcggtgtgacctagtggaaagagcaggaagctgggagtcaggagacttcgGTTCCACTGCCAGATCTGCCACAGGCCTGTTGCTGTGGGCTTGGAAAAGTGACTGAACATCTACGGGCCTCACTGtgctcttctgtgaaatggagataaggtgtctccctcctctttacactgtgagccccatgagggacagggaccgtgtctgatccgattaactattgtatctaccctggtgcttagcatacagttagcgcttaataagtacattattatataataattggtAACTGGAGGGTTTGGTCATTTGGGTATCGGAAGCCTGCCTTTGTTTCTGGGATTTTTCCCTTCCCCCGACTCTGTAGAGGGTCTCCGGTTTCCTGGGGTGACCGGACCTGGGGTCAATTCTGCTGAGCTCATGTGTCACCGTCCTCcttgcttccctccttcccctcccgcaaCAAAGTCTCTCTCCATGTCCCAGTTGCGGTATCGCTTATTTGGACTGGTGCTGGGATCTGACCCTCAAAGTTGAGCAGGACTGCGGCCTTACCCCTGCCGTGCTTGCCAGCTGGGAACTGGAACCAGGAAGCAAACACAAACCTGGCTCCTTGGGCCTCTGGGAATGCCCAAAGGGAGTGATATTGTCCCAGAAATGCCTGCcttgaaagagcgcaggcctgggaatcagaggatctagattttaatcccagctccgccccttagttagttagtacaatgcctggcacattctaagtacttaacaaataccataaaaaaacaaaataacaaaacaaacaaaccaaagaaAAAACAGCTCCAGCATGGAATGGTGGCTACCAGAGTTTTCCTCTGCTTTGCATTGAGGTTTGTGGTATATTCGGGACAAGGCTCCCCACAGCCTGTGAGAGGTTATTTCCACCACTGCCCAGTCCTGGAAGTGATAGTCAAGATGGAATCCGCACCTCAGGGAGGTAAAGGTCTGGCACACCATGTGACCCCCCAACAGCCACGATGCAGTTGGTCAGACTCGGTCCAGATCAAAGGTCCCCACCTTCGGTGAGCTTTAAAGCAAAGTtttggtggggttggggagacTGAAGCCACACCACTTGGGAGAAGTCATGGAGCAGGGGTTCGTGGCGTCCCACATCCCCCAACCAGAACTACACTGGTCAGAAGGCTGGTCcacccatgctctctctctctctctctgcaggacagggacacCCATGGCCACCAGCGAAGCTCAATTctgggcaaggtgaggagatgcaAGGCCTAATGAACATCTGACTCAGCCTCTTGGAGTCGCCTGGTGATCTCATGTTCtcctatttgtgtgtgtgtgacatctGAATGACCAGAGAAATGTCATGGTTTCTTTTTTCCATATTTATACCCACAACGAGAGTCTGGATGAAGCAATGCACAGCAGGCCTGACCACCTGAAGCCATAACATGAAACACAAATGTAAAGCCCAAATGGAACCTAGATAGTGGTTACTTTCTAGACGTGGAAGTCAGCGCCGCGGGTGTGGAAGGCTGTTCGGGGTCCTGGTTCACGAGACAGGTTGGGAAGGAGCAGCCATCTCCTAGACTGCAGAAACAAAGCAACTCAGAATCAGCGGCAAGCTCGCCAACAACAAGCACCCCAAGCGATTCCCACAGTCGCCACAGCTCTGGGGGTCTacgaggggctgggagaggaaaggCTGAGGGTTGGGGTGGTGTCCCAAGAGACTGAATCTGGATGGGGGGTGTGGGTTGGCCCCCACCCTCTGGCCCGACTCCATGAGAGAGATACCAAGTTAAGACACGGCTGGGCCGAGCTCCATGTTGTGAGCACTCAAACTCTCACGGGACGTTGTGATTGCTACTGTTAATTTGACCAAAAAGTAATTCAACATCCTAACAGCTAGAGACAGGCCTACGCTGACTTTTGCAAGGATGAAACCTACAGAAGTAGGAATTTTTTTTCTGGAACTATCTATGCTGTTTCACCTTGGATAGCGAAAACCCCTCAAATACCTTGAAAAAACAGGCAGCAACCAGTACTTCTTCTCGTCCCCGAACACCTGTCGCATGTTCTTGCTAAAGCCCAAACTGAAGCCGTTCTTGTCCGTGCCGTGCCGAAACGCGGGTGCTCGGAATGCTTCTGAGAAAACCAGACgtgtgtgagtcagaggacccgtcTGATCATCTGACGACCACCAGTGCCGGTCACCGAGGGTGGCTGGGATCAGCTAAGGTCACTGAGAGTTCAACGTAATCTTACTTTGATGTCAAGGTAGTATAGTATGGACCAATCTTTTCTCCACACAAGTCTGTGCCAATGCCATTGTTAAACCCCAAAACTGCAGTGCCActaaccccctccccactgccccggcTCCTCTGTTGAATATTCAATCAATTCTTAGCTGGACTCTGGGTGGGGAGAAAGCTACACAGATGGCAAGCAGGGAACTTACCTAGAGTAGATTTATTTTTGCTGACCAGCCAGCAGTGGTAGCCAAAGAGAGATGACAAACTGACCGAAAACATGGCTGCAGCGAAGAATAAAAACATGATGTGGAACTTGGCTTGTGTATCTGGAAGGTCATTCTACGGgaaaaaacatgaaaatatttggTGAAGAGGTAGCTGCATTCTCAACTTGGCAATTTGGAAGAGATGATTAAAGGCCTTTTTTGAAAAATTACATAGTGACCCTAGCAGACGTGTCTGAAATGATTCTGAAGCCTTTTTGCTAAAACAGTTAAGATTTAAATCTGCATTTTATTCATGATTCAAGCTAATTGCCCAGATACTGAAAAGACAAGGGCGTGTTAGTGAATCAAAGTCCAGACTGTATGTCCTACAGTCCAGAATCTCCCATGCGGGACATTAACAGGAAGACAGCGTTAGGGCAGCTTATCAGAGGGGTCAGAAGCTGACTCTACAGAATTGATTTCGATTCTCCAACCCACAGCACATTCATGCACT
Protein-coding sequences here:
- the ZDHHC2 gene encoding palmitoyltransferase ZDHHC2 isoform X1, whose protein sequence is MAPSGPGPVRARRRCRRALYWVPVAFICLLLGWSYYAYVVELGLVSMGNVGEKVVCLIAYHLFFMLFVWSYWKTIFTLPMNPSKEFHLSYADKDLLDRESRGEGQQEVLRRAARDLPIYTRTMSGAIRYCDRCQLVKPDRCHHCSVCDKCILKMDHHCPWVNNCVGFSNYKFFLLFLAYSLLYCLFIAATDLQYFIKFWTNDLPDTQAKFHIMFLFFAAAMFSVSLSSLFGYHCWLVSKNKSTLEAFRAPAFRHGTDKNGFSLGFSKNMRQVFGDEKKYWLLPVFSSLGDGCSFPTCLVNQDPEQPSTPAALTSTSRKSHRSSKPRCVTSADVNGVHRCAPSAQAGRGRVSPESHHFPAKPLRESQSHLLTDTQSWAESSTSSDMGTVGMNNPALTMENET